A stretch of DNA from Trichoplusia ni isolate ovarian cell line Hi5 chromosome 9, tn1, whole genome shotgun sequence:
AAAAAGCATCATCATCACGACGATGGCTACTACGGCGAACATGAACACGGCGAGAAAGGCGAGAAGGGTCATGGATTCGAAGAGAAGGGGCACTACCACAAAGGTCATTCTACCAAAGGACATCATGGTATTCACAAGCTAGACGAATTTAAGAAAGACAAGCACTTCCACGACAAACACGGTGAGTCAGGTTTCGAGGAGGGTTACGGCGGTCATCACCATGAAGGAGGCTACGAGAAGGGCGGACATTTTGACAAGGGACACAAAGCCGGTGGCTTCCATGAACATGAGCATGGTAACAAGGGGTCCTACGAAAAGGGAGGTCACCACAATGACCATAAAGGGCATCACGAAGAGGGAGCCGGCCACGAGTACTGGGGACACGACGAGGGTCATGGAAGCAAAGGGGGCCATGAACAGCACAAGGGCTGGGGCTGGAAAGgacacaaataattttaattttacgcaTTGATTAATGTAAATCAGGCtatttgttattgttgataCTTTGTGAtacgcaaataaatattaatttatttagctatgatcagttattttatttacccaACAACAGAAAAATGGTAACCTGCTtgctttattgattttaatcatAACTCACTCTTAAATTACTTGCATAGCTAATTATAAACAAGATAATTATGTTCTTTTCTTCCTTAAAGCAAAAACAAGCTATTAATGAATCATTTAAGTtggtttaagaaaaataattattgcgtCATACGATATTAGACACAGGCACATTTGCCGCATGTAGCGCTAAAGCCACCTATTTTGGTAAAAAAAGGTCAACACTGTAGGTTTAACTTTATTAGCAACGGCTTTATAAAACTAACATTGCGGTACTCTCGAGACACGCCGGCGGTTAAATCCCCACTGAATACCTAATCCAGTGTCCTAACTGTAGTGCCCGTCtactaaaaagtattttccttGCGGCACCTAAACACTCTTATGTTAGTGTATAACAATTGCTAAAGTTTATCTACCGCTCAGTCTCGGGcacaaactcttttttttttcttgtctagTCTTTACTCACTAATTAGTTGGCAACTCATCGAAAATTCTGAAATGGAAATTTCACTCATCGCcttatctattttaaaatcaaagaaaCTTGTGCAAAACTCAgctctaaatataaatacaaacaaaaaatatgacttttttAAAAGCTCGCGTGTGAGGCTTATTTCGGGCTGAGTCTAAAGATAACATACATTTGTGTTTGTTGACTACCAACGCAGCAAAAAGAAACGTTAATTCTGAGCTTACGTCAAAAATACCAACCACACTATGTTATGAGACGGCATTATGAAAAAACAGCACTCGGCATTTCGCACTAATGTCAAAGGAACCGCAAAACATATTTACACTTCATATTTTAGCCTCTGTGCAGAAAAATTACGTATCTCTGATTTTGCTACCAAAACAACTGACGCTACTTGTAATAACTGTTTCTGGTCATAGAACGGCCTTAATTATTTGAAAcgaattatcaattttaaacaaattaatgtagACAATACACGTAATAATTATGGCAGCTGTTAAGCTATCATGcgataaattagaataaatccATTGTCATTGCTAAGCTTAAATGAAGgttgtatacaaaataaagttatatgaGACCTGGCCATGCGAATGTCTATTAACGTCTTTGCTTAGTAATTTCGTTTAAAGcttttgcataaaaatattattttcacatataaacatttgtaaatgtCGCACGGTTAGTGATTTTTAGACCTAAATATGctacattgtttttataatctTCGTTGATGTTATTTTTCGTTCGAAACAAGTAAGTAGACCTTTTTATCAGTTTGTTTTActgtattaatttaatgaaacaaaatttattaaacacagAAAAATACTCTAAAAGTAGAAAATTTTGACCTTAGCcctttaaataacattaaaagataatagagtattttattgttaattttttgttatttttgtaattcacatttctacattgtctcgggtctgggtgtttgtggtaccttcgttgtatctgaattccataacacaagtgcttcagcaacttactttgggttcagaacaatgtatgtgatgttgtccgcatttatttatttattatttatttaatctatctCAAACAACCTAGATTCAGGTAATCGATTCAAaggaacaaaaattaaaaaaaccggCCGTCTGTTGTTTGGTAAGAGTTATGGTAATTTTACTTGTTACTAGAGTTCAACATTGCAAAGTAAGTACAGGAAACAATTTATATCGAAAACTTATCATAAACTTTATGTTATATTGCTGCCATACATGACTTCTTATCATAAGCTTTGCGTTACTAGCCTTTTTGTGGTAAATTTATATgtgcaaaaattaaaacacgcaacaataaatgaattcattatttttataatattgattataCAACGTTATTTGGACAAAGAATTAATCAATCAGTCTgtgaacaattaaaataattataatcaaataaaaaaactatgtacGGGCCTCGTGACTTGTCTAGCGGCTCGTCTCGTCGTCCGAAAGgctagttttattgaaaaaatagtGGAAGGTGATAGCTGGCGATACTCGTTTTTACTCGTCATGcctttttgtgttaatttttataCTACTAATTGCTATTAGGATTTTAGAATAGAGGATGTTAGATGCAATTAAACTCAAGCGGAACTGTTGAAAGTGCTGGCCACATCTTTCAGATGTCGAATGAGCCCTGGGCAAAGGCACAGCACATTGGGTTGTTGAGAGCAAAAGAAGATTTCAAGAGATGGCGGGACGaactcaaatatttaatttacacaaaactggcctctacatttaaattatagacCGAATAAATAGAAGAAGGAACTGGAGGGCAAATGTCTCCCAACTTGGCACTGGAACATGCATTGGGACACTGGAAGctgattattaaaaatgtaatttaagatTCGTTGCGTAAATATGAGGCAACAATGCTCATTAAAACGTATTTGTTAAAACAGCTAGTTACCAGAAACTTGGAGATTCATTAAGCAGATAGCCACCGATCCACAAGAATTCCTCTCTCGTTCGGACGGGCTGGGAAGATAATGACATTCCTAACTACAGCCCACTCACATTGCTATCCCAGAATAAGTTTATATCCCGCCCTAGTGAATATTATACACTTTTCTTTTGCTTTCTAATAAAAGCTGCGACGTGGATAAAGCTAGTATAAAATCAAAGAAGTATTTAAAGTTTCTGTTCTATTTCCATTCCATCCTTTCTAACGGAGTTCTGAATGGCCATATATCCAGTAAGCCATTATTTCATTAACttgtatgttattatttttagaaggaGGTCGTGACTGCCGCTGCagaagttgatcgatcacaggttaagccacgcttgatacggtcgctCTGTGGACGTTGATTTATAAATCACGGTTAGTTAGGAACTGCCAAATTCAACTGAAAACCTGAAACCCAAATTCGTAGATGTTTTTAGACATTGTTGACAGTTAGTAAATTTGATTTTGCCCATCGACTTTCAATGCTGCCCGGTCCCGACCGCGAAAACGGCCGACGTGttacgaaatttatttaaagaaaaccttaaaaacattTCGATGCTACCGTAGTAATAAAACACGTGTTTAGTATCCAATCTTTATTGATCATTTACGGGTTAacttatttaacataataattattatgctacataaagaaaaataccttTTGTATGTTACTATACGCAAATATCCGTTGACCGTGTTACATTTGGCCCACAATCTTTCtgcataataatttatacacaTAAACGAAAAATCCGTTCTTTCAGTAAATGAACACCGATTTTCAGTGAACCACGCTAAACAAGTAATATTTTGCTGTAAACCAAGTCAGCGGGCAGTAATGCAACCAAATATTCAATATAACACAGAGCCTGCACTAATGTGAATGCCAGCGCCACATATTCTGAATGCTGCCGGCCGTACAAGCACACTCATTGCCTGTTGCGCAACCGACCGACCATTTATTATGTAccatttgaataaattgtaattgataTACTTAGGTTCCACGCGACCGagcaacattgtatatgttagTAATATCACTAATGTGAGCTTTGTAATCAATTAATAGTCgggtttacattttaaatacaaatgcctatttgatattttgaataattacgttttatcacaatataagttttatatgtatgtcataaaaatacttcaaaacgCATGGGAAAATCAACTAAACccataattttataatcaatacCATGCTGCGATCTGACAAATTATTACTTACTCGAGCGATACGTACCgcgaacataatttaaaaagaaaaatgctaATATAATTTTCCGCCTAATGGTAGCAAGTTTCAGACATCGAAAATCGTCGCAAAACAAAGATAAATCACGAGGAGCTGAATACGGACACGAACATGGAAAATAAGTAAGAGGCACAGGAATACCGGGTATCAAACtcatttatcattttcaaagtGATTATTAACGGCATATCAGTCATTTGGCAAACGAGATAAGAATGGTGGTGATGTTATTCGTAAAAGTATTTCGTACATACGTTGATGGCTTTTGTGTAGTCGATACATTGTATGTGTGAATGATTCTGCTTTGCCAGAGTACgattaaaacaaaaggaaaaattgtctaaaaagtttttattatatgttcTATGCTTGGAATAAATTGATTTCGTTgatataatagtttttttttaatatttacttacattttaatcgAATAGGAGATTGAGAGTGACTTGTCAGATTCTTAAGAAACACTTATCAATATTGTGCTTATTATGCTTCAGCATAAATAATAGTTTgccattttaattattcagattATGAATTTGGTCTACCTACATACAATATTAACATCTCAAATCTTACCTCACAGCAAAGTAAATATTGTCAACATGGAAGGAAGTGGAAATCTCCGTCTTGTTAGCTGTAGCAACCTTGACACTATCAGACAACTGTAACTTACCTAACCGCTGTTACCGTTTAGTATATAAAATCATTTGCACCGATGAATTGATATCATTCAACAAGTGCAACAACAACAAACTCAACATGAGAAGAAGCCTTCTGGTGGCGTGTGGGCTTCTGGCCATCGCAGCGCTCAGCTCTGCCAGAGAAATCCGGGAGAAACGCGCAGCCGACCTCGAGGCCGCCGCCTCCGGTCACCACTGGGACAAGGGAGGCGGCCACGAGCACCACGGACACCACCACCATGACCATGGTGGCGAACACCACAAAGGACACAAGGGACATCATGAACACCACCATGGTAAACATGGACACCACCACCACGAGGGACACAAAGGCCATCACGGCGAACATGGTGGACACAAGAAACACCATCACCATGACGAGGGCtaccatcatcatcaccatcacgGTGAGAAGGGAGACCACGGGCACGGACACGAGGAGCACGGACACTGGCACAAGGGCCACGACACTAAGGGACACCACGGAGTCGAGAAACACGACGAGTTCAAGAAGGACAAGCACTTCCACGACCACCACGGAGAGAAGGGCCACCACGAACACCACGGCGGGCACCACCACGAGGGCGGCTACAAGAAGGGCGGTCACTTCCACAAGGGACACAAGCATGGCGGACACCACGAACACCACCATGGCAAGAAGGGACATCATGAGGAAGGTGGACACCACCACCACCACAAGGGCCATCATGGTGAGGGAGGTCACCACGAGCACTGGCATGACCATCATGACCACGGCAAGAAGGGAGGACACGAGGACCACAAGCACTGGAGCCATAAGAAGGGCCATTAAGTATGCACTGACTGAATTGTTATTTGTTGTAATGTTGCTAACGAGtgtttttgttacgtttttacgaaaaagaattaaattttgtacaaaataaccacttacttttttcatttcacCGTGTAATGGGATATCATACAATACGTACAAGCGCCAACATTCCTGATTACTTTCACGAACAAACAGCGCTTACACATCGAAACACAACTGAGTTTTGTTCCTCTCACAATAATTGTcgtaataacattgttttttttcattagagCAAGAATTATCCTTAATTAAGATGAACTAAAAGTAGTCTTCTCCTAGCGAGTCATCTGATTTACTAAACAAACCTACGCGTCTTAGAAACATGTTTCATGTGTCTAAGCGAAAAACTCCATATAAAGTATCACTTTTTGAAGACAAGAAtcgatttatttcatttcatttatactACTTCCCATGTTTACTACATTTCAACCTGTTCAATATAATGACTAggtaaaagtagaaaaataaaaagtttaaagagaGGGCACGGGTTGTCTTCCAGATGAGAAATCGAAATGGAAAtcgtaaatcaaataattattcaaaaataacagaaacaaaaaactcataaatatgaaatattcaatttcttttggtctatatataattacaattgatttttctatttacaaagTGGGACTCACGCCCATCACtttggtttcacaaacatttgaagATGAAAATTAGCCTTCGGTCCAGACTGTTTTAGGGTTAAGTGAGACaacgtacaaatatttatacattatagCCTTTTTATACGGAAAGAGTTCAATAGGTACCTACCTGTttcatttgtatgtatgtaactACGCCTAGTTcgaataatatttcaattgatAATTTTCGCAGATGTCCAATTCGCAATTTTCAAACCTTACCGATTGTTTTCTCTCTCCAAATAATGTAGCCTCTCTTTTACTTTCAGTGTTACGTCACTGGcctgtcttttgttttacgatGTCGTCAAAGCAAATGGGAAATGCCAAACATACGGTGCATTTtcgatcattttttttagtgttgGCTGCAGCACCTCTCTCTTGTTTATTCCCaatctatctctttcattttgagTGTGACGTCATTGACACGTCTGTGTGAAAATTCTCTCGTAATTACATGATTGAACTAACTCTACTGTGTTATAAACCTTTGTCAAAATATCAGCAAATAAAATAgtcatataaattaattattaaagtcaTAATAGACACTAagttttgatttgaataaaatagcaaaccacgagtatgtatatatatgtactGAGGTAAACTAATAACTtcataaattaacaaattaatgtttttaaaaggtCAATGCGCAATAATTACTGGtctatttatagttttgtagaAGAAAGGTCAACAGCGACGTAACATTTGTAGTTTCGTAATAACTGATTTCTAATTCACAACATTAAATTTGCGTGTTGGACTAAGCGACGCGTGGTGCCAACCCCTACTCCTGTGGATCACACAGTCATGATGATGAAATCTATGACAATAAAACCATCAAACCATCATTTTCCCACGACCAGCAATGACTGCTACGTTGTCAGAACTAAAGTGGAAGTAGGTTGTACTGTTTATCTTAACACAGTCATTTATATAAGGCTTACCTGTAAATTACAAGTCCTTACCTGATTAAAGAAAAGTCATCTCGCCAACATTGCGTATTGATCGTACTGTATACGGATGCATAAAATACGAGCTTCTCACTTAATAAGTATAGGAGCAGGGAATCGAACTCGATCGTACATGACATAATCAATCATAAGTAAAGTGAAGGATGTGAAcatgaaagaagaaaatatgcATTTTCCATCCTTAACCGATATTCTCGAGAAATAAATTCCGGTCAATACATGCTCCATTTTCTAGATTTTTGTGAGAAAATGCTcacgatgattttttttaaggttaaatttaaaaaatatgttagtcTTGTTTAGGAAATAACACtcatcaaatcaaatattagaAATAGACGCAAATTTTTTAGCTCAAACGTAAAATTGGTCTGATATATTTAAACGTTCAAGactaaaagaaaaagagaagacttaaaataaatgtctttgaAAAAATATGCATTGCTTGAAAGAGAACCCTTTTcatcatgttttctttttgcagAAAAAATGTCTTTCCAAATTACTTAATGCTAATGCATATGCTCCACCGGTAAATGAACAACTCGtgaatatgtttaaaataatattttattcttacattAATCTCATTCACACTCATAACATATGCAGTACCTACGTATACATACATTAAACATCAATCAGTGCAAATTCagtttcacttgttttttaagCAGTCGTTATGATAGAGCAATGTACTACGTGTGAAACAAATGCGAACATACGTGAGTTCATTTCATGATCTTATTATAAGAAGTCCTATTCCCAAGCGATTTATGTAAAGATACCAATTTATTATTCTCTTAAGGCCAATTTACAGTAGGTAGTTGTAGGAGGAACGAAATATATAGCCTCTTGACACTCGCTTTATCCCCGCAGAAGCATTCGATGAAAGTCATTCGGTGTAGATCTTGCAAGAAAGCGACATGCGGTAATCACACAAACATGTAGGACATACATATACCCATATACTATAGCTTATTCTGAATATATCTAATCAAAAGATATTTCAGAGCTGTAACAGCAGATAGTTTAGCAAATGTTAACCAGTACGTACTTAAATAACAGGACAACAGATTGATTTCAAATTTATCGTCCTTCTAGTCAATGTAACTCGATCTGATCAATCAAGTGCTGATTATGGGCTATTTAACTGGTCCTATTTAAATCACAAAATCCATCTTaagttattaattcaaaataaaatgtgaatcCCACAATTAAAGCCGTTTGACCATTGTTGACTGAGAAACGAATCAAACTCGGAATGTACctatgatttttttctaatagaaatAGAGAAGGAATAAGCAAATAGTCACATATTAACAATCATACTTAAAAGTATTTCTGATAACAGCAGTTAAAGTTATATCGTTCACCCAGTGCCAGGGCGCTTGACCTTGATATTAGAGTAAGTGCAAATACCCGAAGCGTTGCAATAATTGCCCAATACAGCTACGACAAAACCAGAGCTACAGTATCTATAAAACGTAGTCGTGGCAGTGACACGTAGCATATCTCATCTCGATCCGCCGACGAATACAACTATCATGAGGACCGCGCTCCTGCTGAGCTGTGCGGCGCTGGCGCTGGTGGCGCTGGCGCAGGCGCGAGACCTGCGCGAGAAGCGCGACTCCGACTTGGAGGCCGCCGCCACCGGACATCACCACGAGAAGGGAGGCGGCAAGGAGCACCATAGCCACCACCACCACGAACACGGTGGCAAAGGACACAAAGGATACAAGGGTCATCACCACCATGAGCATGGCAAGAAGGGTCACCACCACCACGAGGGACACAAGGGACACCACGACGAGAAAGGTGGACACAAAAAGCACCATCACCACGATGAAGGCCATCACCACGAACATCATCACGGTGAAAAGGGTGAAAAAGGACACGGCTTTGAAGAAAAGGGACACTTCCATAAAGGTCATTCCACTAAGGGGCATCATGGTGTCCATAAGCTAGACGAattcaagaaaaacaaacacttcCACCACAAGCACGGTGAAAGTGGGTTCGAAGAAGGTCATGGCGGCCACCACCATGAGCATGGACACAAGAAGGGCGGTCACTTCCACAAGGGACACAAACATGGCGGACACCACGAACACCACCACGGCAAGAAGGGTCATCATGAGAAGGGAGGCCACCACCATGAACACAAGGGCCACCACGATGAGGGTAGTCACCACGagcaccaccaccaccaccatgACCATGGCAAGAAGGGCGAACATGAAGACCACAAGCACTGGGGCTTCAAGAAAGGGCATTAAAAATTTGACCTCAAATTTTCTGATGTTCCTACCTGTATACTTGTAAATAGATGTTacgttttgttatatttttgttacaaacacgatgtaaataaacactattttatttcatatcgtctttcttatttatttcctAAATGTCGTAAAAAACGCTTATGCTTCACATTTTCTTAAGGGTAAGGTTAATAAGTAAAGTAATTCTGAACTGTCTAGTACCTACTAATAAAACCTTTACAAGTAAAAGTTATTTGAATACAGCACGCAGACAGCGAAAAGGTCCACACTCCAcagcggttgaggtcaccagtgcaggacgtgtcgcaggttcgatccccgcttaggataAGCAATTTCGTGAACCACGAATACTTGTAAAGAGTCAGTGTGTTTGTGCATATGAACTACATGAAACCCCCGCAAGACTGGGATAAAAATTACTATTCATACGTAGTTGCATTTTTCGGAAAAAAGTtcataataattcattattcATGAGTTTATAGGTATGAGGGTAAATAAATACCTGTTATAGtgaaaaaatgtatcatttaaatagccctctaaaaaaagtacaataaaaatcaaatgtattacgtatatttataaatcagtCAAGCAACcaattatgaacaaaaaagtAGGTATTCATTAGGCAAATCTCTCTTTTCCCAATATATTCTATTAACAGACAACTACAAATACACTTCCTtcagtaaaacaaacaaaataatattcttttcgtATTTATTCGATACTAATTATTACAACAATAGACCGTAATGATAAATCTATATAAGAGAAGAAAATCGTGTTAGTTACACTATTTATAACTTAAGAACGATTGAACCGATTACCATGTAATTTGATATACGGATACTCTAAAGCCTGGGAATTTTAAATAGCAAAGAAAAAGTTTGAAGTAAGGAGTTGGTGTTTTAACACCTTACACCTTACTAAGGCCTTACACACCTTAATACATGTTTCGCTTATCTGAGTATAATTATCTACTAGGCACTATAAGAATACTATTGTTATCCGGAATATTCACATTGTACACTgtaaaataacacaaacgaGCATTTCATAACATTAGTGCACACATTTTAATGTGAAAATTTAGTGGTCTTCGGCAACTGTAAGCTTTTGTCCTGGAGGCGACAGTCAAAATCTCGACCATACATTAGATAGGAAACATTATGAAACTGCtgcaattattaataataatataacttgataataaaatgattaggccatcagacagatttccaaaaaatattggaaacgtAATCTATCTCATatctacatataaaaaaataagtcgaTACAGTGGAataaaatctcatgtgacgtcacttaccagtacgcttttttctagcaagtgatgttactagcccccactaccatacattgATTCATCATATTAAGTGCATTTAACATTCTTAACTTCATACTGatgtgttaaaattaaaaatacgtcttaaatatttttgggaaacccTTCTGAAAACTACTTagattttttagtcaaatatcctattGTAGATCATAAACAAATAAAGGAATAACTTAAAGAAGTactcgaaaaaaatattatttaaaaagagcCTCAGAtgtgtaaatttataaaaaccgCTTCCCAGAAAAAgcatgaaatgaataaaaacgttATTGGTTTAGAGGGACGCTGTGCTAACAACTACGACAGCCAAGTTTTTGTAATCATACTAAGAGCTGTAACTGCAAATTGTATTACGCAAGCAGATATCCTAACTAACTAATTAAAGAAACGGCCACGGTTTTGGTCTACTTAGTCATATCTTATTCACTTAACACAGATAGTTATAAGCTAACCTTAAACGCGATTAGGAACACtagtaattaattgttatttgtaattaagcGTATTATTAAACAGAAACTGTGTCCTGAGTTACGAAACCAGTTCgttgtttaagatttttatggattttaaaattttgacgtTTCTCTTAAGtctaactctgtctgtctgtctcgctttcaagCCAAAATTACTGAACCGACTGTAATGAATTTTGGTACACAGATTGTCTAGAGCCGGATATAGGCTCCTCTTTAACTGGATTAAAGGTTTGTAAGGGGGTGTAATGGTGGTGAAAGTTTatataacacttttttttaatggactacggctttgaaatttgaattaattgttgtttatttaaatcaatacgATATGCGTATCGCGAAAGTAACTCAGTGTATCCATCTGACTGTTTCTCTCTGCTAACGGTGTTCAACGTGAAACCCACGCGgacagagtcgcgggcaacagcaagtaataaataaaacaaacactttacCTCAATGGCAAAATCACGTCGCGCAATGTTGCCTTCAAAATTATAAAGGCGTTTTGCTATAAAACCATTGAATACGTGTCGGTGTTTCAAAAAGATATTGTTGCTCCAACACACGTTCATTATTCACTTGTTTGTCTTGTGCAGTATAACAAAGGGGATAGAGCACCATATGTTATTCTGAACTATTCGAGCTCGCTGTCCCATATTTCCTCCAACAACGGCCATCAATCGTTGATAGGAAGCAAAAACTGACAATTTAAATTCTTACATAGACAGCGTACACACTGTAAAAATGggaacaaaaaaacttttaatgttttataagtgTTTTCCTTAACACCATAACTCATTATAAGCAAGTCCACGTAGCccgtaaaaagttaaaatagaaatataatgtCGCAGgctccaaaaacaaaacaggataataaaaaagaaaacgtttcTCTTGCCCTACTTAATAAACTTAAGAAGAGTTTAATGAATACGGTAGATGTAATCTTATGTTTTACAAAGATTGATTGCCACCACGAAATAGTATTGTTTTAGATAGCTACGCGAAAAATTCTGCCAATAAAACCCTTGCGAGGCACTACGTCAAGGACTTTTGTGCCTTGAAGTGTCCTTGAAATAATGACATCCTTTTCACTCGACAGCACCGCAACGCCTCTCACTCAGGCATTTGAAGTCCACGGCAATTtgtacaaaattcaaataaagagtAACAGTATTAGTACTTAGGGCCCGTTTGTAACTTTTTTACATCATTATTACAATATAGATTTAGCTCTCATTACGAGTATTTTCGTGTTCTTATTTAGGTCGATATCAAACACACCGAAATAAACTCTAGATTTCTGTGGGAGCTTATttgacaataaattgttaagatCTATTAACGTAAAAAACTGAGTTGGATAAAGCTTGAAAaagatataatttagtttaaccAACCTTTTTTGagtgataataaaattttctagCGATAGTAGCAATAATAATCTGTGGACAGAAGTCATACTTAAGTaatcatttataaaatcaatagtAGGATAGTTACGTATTTAATAAGAGAAAGCAGCAAGTAAATTAACAGCAGCCCGGCACTAGACGTGACTAATACTTACCGCAGGAGCTAAGCTAGAAGCCATCAAACACGCTAACTATGTCCTCATTATTACT
This window harbors:
- the LOC113497547 gene encoding histidine-rich glycoprotein-like, yielding MRATVAVGLVALVVAVCARDVRHRRDADLEGAASHKWEKGGGGEHHGDHHHEHGGHGEKGYKGHHEHEHGKKGHSHHEGHKGHYDESGGHKKHHHHDDGYYGEHEHGEKGEKGHGFEEKGHYHKGHSTKGHHGIHKLDEFKKDKHFHDKHGESGFEEGYGGHHHEGGYEKGGHFDKGHKAGGFHEHEHGNKGSYEKGGHHNDHKGHHEEGAGHEYWGHDEGHGSKGGHEQHKGWGWKGHK
- the LOC113497702 gene encoding histidine-rich glycoprotein-like, whose amino-acid sequence is MRRSLLVACGLLAIAALSSAREIREKRAADLEAAASGHHWDKGGGHEHHGHHHHDHGGEHHKGHKGHHEHHHGKHGHHHHEGHKGHHGEHGGHKKHHHHDEGYHHHHHHGEKGDHGHGHEEHGHWHKGHDTKGHHGVEKHDEFKKDKHFHDHHGEKGHHEHHGGHHHEGGYKKGGHFHKGHKHGGHHEHHHGKKGHHEEGGHHHHHKGHHGEGGHHEHWHDHHDHGKKGGHEDHKHWSHKKGH
- the LOC113497603 gene encoding histidine-rich glycoprotein-like; this translates as MRTALLLSCAALALVALAQARDLREKRDSDLEAAATGHHHEKGGGKEHHSHHHHEHGGKGHKGYKGHHHHEHGKKGHHHHEGHKGHHDEKGGHKKHHHHDEGHHHEHHHGEKGEKGHGFEEKGHFHKGHSTKGHHGVHKLDEFKKNKHFHHKHGESGFEEGHGGHHHEHGHKKGGHFHKGHKHGGHHEHHHGKKGHHEKGGHHHEHKGHHDEGSHHEHHHHHHDHGKKGEHEDHKHWGFKKGH